One region of Betaproteobacteria bacterium genomic DNA includes:
- a CDS encoding efflux RND transporter periplasmic adaptor subunit, which produces MGFAVLLAAALTAGCKKEEKKAEERPPVEVTVLKLTPRDTPVSFEFVGQTQSTRQVQIVARVSGFLDKRVYTEGSFVKAGQVMFLQDPKPFKAQLDAAKGELAEQQARLQVARDNLARVKPLAARNALSQRELDDATGQFLAASAAVETAKANVEQAQLNLGYTTITTPVSGLSSFAKVQDGQYLSGSGESSVLTYVAQTDPIWVNFSISENDMLQSRQEQAQGLLRMPANEDFEVEVVLADGSVFPKRGRITFANADYNSQTGTFLLRATVPNPGAALRPGQFVRVRILGAIRPNAILVPQQAVLQGAKGHFVVVVDKENKAEIRPVQVGPWHGNNWFITIGLSPGETVVIDGMVHLSPGAPVKIVATKTEAEISTAGAPATAGAGGGVAPTPGAGGTAAVSSAAQPATPLPAKIYFAKGTSSLDADAKATLANVAAYLGAHPDAVIVITGYADKTGQHAKNVVLAKERAKAVRNTLFDQGVKDTQVSMKPPVDVTGGPDDREARRVELSSAPAVATAQTKK; this is translated from the coding sequence CTGGGGTTCGCCGTGCTCCTCGCCGCCGCTCTGACGGCAGGCTGCAAGAAGGAGGAAAAGAAAGCGGAAGAGCGTCCACCGGTTGAAGTGACGGTGCTCAAGCTCACGCCGCGCGACACGCCGGTGAGCTTCGAGTTCGTGGGGCAAACCCAGAGTACGCGGCAGGTGCAGATCGTGGCGCGGGTCAGCGGCTTCCTCGACAAGCGCGTCTACACCGAAGGCAGTTTCGTCAAGGCCGGGCAGGTCATGTTCCTGCAGGATCCGAAGCCGTTCAAGGCACAGCTCGACGCGGCAAAAGGCGAGCTCGCCGAGCAGCAGGCGCGGCTGCAGGTGGCGCGCGACAACCTCGCTCGGGTAAAGCCGCTCGCTGCGCGGAACGCATTGAGCCAGCGTGAGCTCGACGATGCCACCGGCCAGTTCCTTGCCGCATCCGCCGCCGTGGAGACCGCGAAGGCCAACGTCGAGCAGGCCCAGCTCAACCTCGGCTACACGACCATCACCACGCCGGTGAGCGGGCTGTCGAGCTTCGCCAAGGTGCAGGATGGCCAGTACCTGAGCGGCAGCGGCGAGAGCAGCGTGCTCACCTATGTGGCGCAGACCGATCCCATCTGGGTGAACTTCAGCATTTCCGAAAACGATATGCTGCAAAGCCGCCAGGAGCAGGCGCAGGGTCTTTTGCGCATGCCTGCCAACGAAGACTTCGAAGTGGAGGTTGTGCTCGCCGACGGTTCGGTGTTCCCCAAGCGCGGGCGGATCACGTTCGCCAACGCCGACTACAACTCGCAGACCGGAACCTTCCTGTTGCGCGCCACGGTCCCGAACCCCGGCGCGGCGCTCCGTCCGGGCCAGTTCGTACGCGTTCGCATCCTGGGCGCGATTCGACCGAATGCCATCCTCGTACCGCAGCAGGCGGTGCTGCAGGGCGCCAAGGGGCACTTCGTGGTCGTCGTGGACAAGGAGAACAAGGCGGAGATCCGCCCGGTCCAAGTTGGGCCCTGGCACGGCAACAACTGGTTCATCACGATCGGTTTGTCGCCGGGCGAGACCGTGGTCATCGATGGCATGGTGCACCTCTCGCCGGGAGCACCGGTGAAGATCGTCGCGACCAAGACCGAGGCCGAGATCAGCACCGCCGGAGCGCCCGCAACGGCAGGAGCAGGGGGTGGAGTCGCGCCGACACCGGGCGCAGGCGGAACAGCCGCAGTATCGAGCGCAGCACAGCCCGCGACACCGCTGCCGGCGAAGATCTATTTCGCGAAGGGCACTTCAAGTCTCGATGCGGACGCGAAGGCCACCCTCGCCAACGTCGCGGCCTATCTCGGCGCGCATCCCGACGCGGTGATCGTGATCACCGGGTATGCGGACAAAACCGGCCAGCATGCGAAGAACGTCGTGCTGGCGAAGGAGCGGGCGAAGGCCGTCCGCAACACGCTCTTCGATCAAGGCGTGAAGGACACGCAGGTCAGCAT